TTCTCAATATTTATCCCAATTTACACATCAGTTTAACAGCTGTCATGTACTTAAGTCAAAGTAAGTCttcttttatttgcattttacaGTGCCTCTTTCACATTCTGTCACATCACAAGCACTTACTTCAATGTCTTTATAGATGACATTTTCTGAGAGACCAAAGTAGTGCACGATAGTGAATTGAAAGGAAACCTATAATTGGTGttcaaattcatttttttttttacaaatcaaatctgaaaagtgtggtgtatttttattttattctattcagccccatttacactTACACCCCTAAAAGCTCTCTGTGCAACAAATTGCCCTCAGATGTCGTCTTAATTGGTCAATGCAGGTCAacctgtttatttaaaataggtATAAACACAGTCATTTAGTAAAGGTCCTAATTCTCTAAGACAACTCTGGATGTGTTAGATAATTAGTGAACgtcatcatgaagaccaaggaacacagcagaatgAGAATTAAGGTGACCTTGTGGAGGTGTTCAAAGCATGatcaggttataaaacaatattccaagctttgaacatctcaaggAGAATTGTTCAATCCAGTatatgaaaatggaaagaataaGGAACAGCTAAAACCTGCCAATACATAGGTCAGATCAGATCCAATGCGGGGACGGATCaagataaatacacagcaatcctggaagaaatcTGTTTGAGTGTGCAAAAGATGTGAAACTGGAGTGAAGGTCCACCTGATAGTTAAACATTAGTTATAGATCTACTAAAGGTTCCTGTTGGAAAGTGTATTATTCTGGAAACAAATACTACTCCcctgaaaaagagatttttaatctcaacGGTGACTTTCCTGGTtataaaaaggtttaataacaataataataaggaACTGGACCGTTTTGTAAACAAACAGAGCCTTAAAAACTATTGTTTCCTTATGCAGCAGAATTCTGCAGACTGCCCATGGATCCAGGTCAAGGCACAGACTTCTCTTTTGCTGTGTATTACGACCATGAACAAGACAAGTGCATACCTTTCTTTTACCAAGGCCAGGGAGGAAATGCCAACCGTTTTAGCAATGAGAGAGAGTGCCTAAGAAACTGCTCGATCAATTCAGAAAAAACCTACCCCATGAATGGTGAGAAGAGTTTTCTAtacttttaagtgcaaaataaaaattcttgattaaaatgttttacccccacattcgcacacacaaacacacacacacagctttctGACATGTAACCATGAATCATAGCAAATGTAAGTGCCGAGATGATCTGTAAGCAGAATAATAACATCCTTTTTTCCTATTGCTTGAATTCGGAGTAAGAAAGGCTTGATAAGGGTTTTATGGCCTAAAGAGCCATGAATGGGAGGGCCAATAGTAAGACCTATCAACAATATTCCACACAGAATAccagaataatttttttgttgcaggTTAAAACAttgaagtatgtttttaatttatttcctgCAATTAAGCCTTATATCTTCATTTTGTAACATATTTGTGCCACCAAGTGgtgaaaacataaatgttaCTTTTGGATCAATAATATGAATATGTATATAATTAAACCACTGCATGTTTTGACAGTAAATCTTTAAAAACTTGAATGATATTTTCTGTTAACAGCAACCGCAGCATGTCATTTAACAAAGCAGATCGGAGGATGTAGTGGGAACTACTTGAGATACTACTATGACTCCGCTAGagacaaatgtaaaaaattcaTTTGGTCCGGCTGCTTCGGAAATGGAAACAGATTCTTTGACTCCAAAAGCTGCGAGGACACCTGTCTTGGCATCCACGGTGAAATAATTTTCTAATGCACAAATTgggtatttgtgtttttttcccttttcaacaAATGCTAAACTTGATCATTCTGCTTTTTAGATGATAGTGAGGAACTTGAGCCGGACACTCCCATTGGTAAAGGGACTCATCGAGAAATATCTTTACAGTAACTGAATAAATGCATGTTTGCATTTAAGCTCTAACTGATTGCTAACTCAGAGCTTGCACCAATATTCTCAATATTTATCCCAATTTACACATCAGTTTAACAGCTGTCATGTACTTAAGTCAAAGTAAGTCttcttttatttgcattttacaGTGCCTCTTTCACATTCTGTCACATCACAAGCACTTACTTCAATGTCTTATAGATGACATTTTCTGAGAGACCAAAGTAGTGCACGATAGTGAATTGAAAGGAAACCTATAATTGGTGTtcaaattcatttatttttttacaaatcaaatctgaaaagtgtggtgtatttttatttaattctattcagccccatttacactTACACCCCTAAAAGCTCTCTGTGCAACAAATTGCCCTCAGATGTTGTCTTAATTGGTCAATGCAGGTCAACCTGTTTATTTGAAATAGGTATAAACACAGTCATTTAGTAAAGGTCCTAATTCTCTAAGACAACTCTGGATGTGTTAGATAATTAGTGAACgtcatcatgaagaccaaggaacacagcagaaagaGAATTGAGGTGACCTTGTGGAGGTGTTCAAAGCATGATCAGGTTATATaacaatattccaagctttgaacatctcaaggAGAATTGTTCAATCCAGTatatgaaaatggaaagaataaGGAACAGCTAAAACCTGCCAATACATAGGTCAGATCAGATCCAATGCGGGGACGGATCaagataaatacacagcaatcctggaagaaatcTGTTTGAGGGTGCAAAAGACGTGAAACTGGAGTGAAGGTCCACCTATTAGTTAAACATTAGTTATAGATCTACTAAAGGTTCCTGTTGGAAAGTGTAttattctggaaaaaaatactACTCCCctaaaaaagagatttttaatctcaacGGTGACTTTCCTGGTTatataaaggtttaataacaataataataaagaacttGACCGTTTTGTAAACAAACAGAGCCTTAAAAACTATTGTTTCCTCATGCAGCAGAATTCTGCAGACTGCCCATGGATCCAGGTCAAGGCACAGACTTCTCGTTTGCTGTGTATTACGACCATAAACAAGACAAGTGCATACCTTTCTCTTACCAAGGCCAGGGAGGAAATGCCAACCGTTTTAGCAATGAGAGAGAGTGCCTAAGAAACTGCTCGATCAATTCAGAGAAAACCTACCCCATGAATGGTGAGAAGAGTTTTCTAtacttttaagtgcaaaataaaaattcttgattaaaatgttttacccccacattcgcacacgcaaacacacacacagctttctGACATGTAACCATGAATCATAGCAAATGTAACTGCCGAGATGATCTGTAAGCAGAATAAGAACATCCTTTTTTGCTATTAGTGGACTTCGGAGTAAGAAAGGCCTGATAAGGGTTTTCTGGCCTAAAGAGCCATGAATGGGAGGGCCAATAGTAAGACCTCTCAACAATATTCCACACAGAATAccagaattatttttttgcaccaGGTTAAAAGATTGAaggatgtttttaatttattttctgcaaTGAAGCCTTATATCTTCATTTTGTAACATATTTGCGCCACCAAGTGgtgaaaacataaatgttaCTTTTGGATCAATAATATGAATATGTATATAATTAAACCACTGCTGTTATGACAGTAAATCTTTAAAAACTTGAATGATATTTTCTGTTAACAGCAACCGCAGCATGTCATTTAACAAAGCAGATCGGAGGATGTAGTGGGAACTACTTGAGATACTACTATGACTCCGCTACAGACAGATGTAAAAAATTCATTTGGTCCGGCTGCTTCGGAAATGGAAACAGATTCTTTGACTCCAAAAGCTGCGAGGACACCTGTCTTGACATCCACGGTGATATAGTTTTCTAATGCACAAattgtgtatttgtgtttttttcccttttcaacaAATGCTAAACTTGATCATTCTGCTTTTTAGATGATAGTGAGGAACTTGAGCCGGACACTCCCATTGGTAAAGGGACTCATCGAGAAATATCTTTACAGTAACTGAATAAATGCATGTTTGCATTTAAGCTCTAACTGATTGCTAACTCAGAGCTTGCACCAATATTCTCAATATTTATCCCAATTTACACATCAGTTTAACAGCTGTCATGTACTTAAGTCAAAGTAAGTCttcttttatttgcattttacaGTGCCTCTTTCACATTCTGTCACATCACAACCACTAACTTCAATGTCTTTATAGATGACATTTTCTGAGAGACCAAAGTAGTGCACGATAGTGAATTGAAAGGAAACCTATAAttggttttcaaattcatttatttttttacaaatcaaatctgaaaagtgtggtgtatttttattttattctattcagccccatttacactTACACCCCTAAAAGCTCTCTGTGCAACAAATTGCCCTCAGATGTCGTCTTAATTGGTCAATGCAGGTCAacctgtttatttaaaataggtATAAACACAGTCATTTAGTAAAGGTCCTAATTCTCTAAGACAACTCTGGGTGTGTTAGATAATTAGTGAACgtcatcatgaagaccaaggaacacagcagaatgAGAATTGAGGTGACCTTGTGGAGGAGTTCAAAGCATGatcaggttataaaacaatattccaagctttgaacatctcaaggAGAATTGTTCAATCCAGTatatgaaaatggaaagaataaGGAACAGCTAAAACCTGCCAATACATAGGTCAGATCAGATCCAATGCGGGGACGGATCaagataaatacacagcaatcctggaagaaatcTGTTTGAGGGTGCAAAAGATGTGAAACTGGAGTGAAGGTCCACCTGTTAGTTAAACATTAGTTATAGATCTACTAAAGGTTCCTGTTGGAAAGTGTAttattctggaaaaaaatactactcccctgaaaaagagatttttaatctcaacGGTGACTTTCCTGGTTatataaaggtttaataacaataataataaagaacttGACCGTTTTGTAAACAAACAGAGCCTTAAAAACTATTGTTTCCTCATGCAGCAGAATTCTGCAGACTGCCCATGGATCCTGGTCAAGGCAAAGACTTCTCGTTTGCTGTGTATTACGACCATCAGCAAGACAAGTGCATACCTTTCTCTTACCAAGGCCAGGGAGGAAATGCCAACCGTTTTAGCAATGAGAGAGAGTGCCTAAGAAACTGCTCGATCAATTCAGAGAAAACCTACCCCATGAATGGTGAGAAGAGTTTTCTAtacttttaagtgcaaaataaaaattcttgattaaaatgttttacccccacattcacacacacacaaacacacacacagctttctGACATGTAACCATGAATCATAGCAAATGTAACTGCCGAGATGATCTGTAAGCAGAATAAGAACATCCTTTTTTGCTATTGGTGGACTTCGGAGTAAGAAATGCCTTGATAAGGGTTTTATGGCCTAAAGAGCCATGAATGGGAGGGCCAATAGTAAGACCTCTCAACAATATTCCACACAAAATAccagaattatttttttgcagcaggTTAAAAGATTGAaggatgtttttaatttattttctgcaaTTAAGCCTTATATCTTCATTTTGTAACATATTTGTGCCACCAAGTGgtgaaaacataaatgttaCTTTTGGATCAATAATATGAATATGTATATAATTAAACCACTGCTGTTATGACAGTAAATCTTTAAAAACTTGAATGATATTTTCTGTTAACAGCAACCGCAGCATGTCATTTAACAAAGCAGATCGGAGGATGTAGTGGGAACTACTTGAGATACTACTATGACTCCGCTACAGACAGATGTAAAAAATTCATTTGGTCCGGCTGCTTCGGAAATGGAAACAGATTCTTTGACTCCAAAAGCTGCGAGGACACCTGTCTTGGCATCCACGGTGATATAATTTTCTAATGCACAAattgtgtatttgtgtttttttcccttttcaacaAATGCTAAACTTGATCATTCTGCTTTTTAGATGATAGTGAGGAACTTGAGCCGGACACTCCCATTGGTAAAGGGACTCATCGAGAAATATCTTTACAGTAACTGAATAAATGCATGTTTGCATTTAAGCTCTAACTGATTGCTAACTCAGAGCTTGCACCAATATTCTCAATATTTATCCCAATTTACACATCAGTTTAACAGCTGTCATGTACTTAAGTCAAAGTAAGTCttcttttatttgcattttacaGTGCCTCTTTCACATTCTGTCACATCACAAGCACTTACTTCAATGTCTTTATAGATGACATTTTCTGAGAGACCAAAGTAGTGCACGATAGTGAATTGAAAGGAAACCTATAAttggttttcaaattcatttattttttttacaaatcaaatctgaaaagtgtggtgtatttttattttattctattcagccccatttacactTACATACCCCTAAAAGCTCTCTGTGCAACAAATTGCCCTCAGATGTCGTCTTAATTGGTCAATGCAGGTCAacctgtttatttaaaataggtATAAACACAGTCATTTAGTAAAGGTCCTAATTCTCTAAGACAACTCTGGATGTGTTAGATAATTAGTGAACgtcatcatgaagaccaaggaacacagcagaatgAGAATTGAGGTGACCTTGTGGAGGTGTTCAAAGCATGatcaggttataaaacaatattccaagcaTTGAACATCTCAAGGAGAATTGTTCAATCCAGTATATAAAATGGAAAGAATAAGGAAAAGCTAAAACCTGCCAATGCATAGGTCAGATCAGATCCAATGCGGGGACGGATCaagataaatacacagcaatcctggaagaaatcTGTTTGAGGGTGCAAAAGATGTGAAACTGGAGTGAAGGTCCACCTGTTAGTTAAACATTAGTTATAGTATAAAGGTTCCTGTTGGAAAGTGTAttattctggaaaaaaatactactcccctgaaaaagagatttttaatctcaacGGTGACTTTTCAGGTTgtataaaggtttaataacaataataataaagaacttGACCGTTTTGTAAACAAACAGAGCCTTAAAAACTATTGTTTCCTCATGCAGCAGAATTCTGCAGACTGCCCATGGATCCAGGTCAAGGCAAAGACTTCTCGTTTGCTGTGTATTACGACCATGAACAAGACAAGTGCAAACCTTTCTTTTACCAAGGCCAGGGAGGAAATGCCAACCGTTTTAAAAATGAGAGAGAGTGCCTAAGAAACTGCTCGATCAATTCAGAGAAAACCTACCCCATGAATGGTGAGAAGAGTTTTCTAtacttttaagtgcaaaataaaaattcttgattaaaatgttttacccccacattcacaaatacagaaacacacacacagctttctGACATGTAACCATGAATCATAGCAAATGTAACTGCCAAGATTATCTGTAAGCAGAATAAGAACATCCTTTTTGCAATTGGTGGACTTCGGAGTAAGAATGGCCTGATAAGGGTTTTCTGGCCTAAAGAGCCATGAATGAGAGGGCCAATAGTAAGATCTCTCAATAATATTCCaccagaatattttttttgcagcaggTTAAAAGGTtgtaggatttttattttattttctgcagtaAAGCCTTATATCTTCATTTCGTAACATATTTGCGCCACCAAGtggtgaaaatgtaaataaagtcaaagaccttgatatgtatatatatatatatatatatatatatatatatatatatatatatatatatatatatactgtatataaacaTTTGTTACTTTTGGAACAATAATATGAATATGTATATAATTAAACCACTGCTGTTATGACAGTAAATCTTGAAAAACTTGAATGATATTTTCTGTTAACAGCAACCGCAGCATGTCATTTAACAAAGCAGATCGGAGGATGTAGTGGGAACTACTTGAGATACTACTATGACTCCGCTACAGACAGATGTAAAAAATTCATTTGGTCCGGCTGCTTCGGAAATGGAAACAGATTCTTTGACTCCAAAAGCTGCGAGGACACCTGTCTTGGCATCCACGGTGATATCATTTTCTAATGCACAAattgtgtatttgtgtttttttttccctttcaacaAATGCTAAACTTGATCATTCTGCTTTTTAGATGATAGTGAGGAACTTGAGCCGGACACTCCCATTGGTAAAGGGACACAATGAGAAATATCTTCACAGTAACTGAATAAATGCATGTTTGCATTTAAGCTCTAACTGATTGCTAACTCAGAGCTTTCACTAATATTCTCAATATTTATCCCAATTTACACATCAGTTTAACAGCTGTCATGTACTTAAGTCAAAGTAAGTCtccttttatttgcattttacagtgcctttttcacattctgtcacaTCACAACCACTAACTTCAATGTCTTTATAGATGACATTTTCTGAGAGACCAAAGTAGTGCACGATAGTGAATTGAAAGGAAACCTATAAatggttttcaaattcattttatttttttacaaatcaaatctgaaaagtgtggtgtatttttatttaattctattcagccccatttacactTACACCCCTAAAAGCTCACTGTGCAACAAATTGCCCTCAGATGTCATCTTAATTGGTCAATGCAGGTCAacctgtttatttaaaataggtATAAACACAGTCATTTAGTAAAGGTCCTAATTCTCTAAGACAACTCTGGGTGTGTTAGATAATTAGTAACgtcatcatgaagaccaaggaacacagcagaatgAGAATTGAGGTGACCTTGTGGAGGTGTTCAAAGCAtgattaggttataaaacaatattccaagctttgaacatctcaaggAGAATTGTTCAATCCAGTatatgaaaatggaaagaataaGGAACAGCTAAAACCTGCCAATACATAGGTCAGATCAGATCCAATGCGGGGACGGATCaagataaatacacagcaatcctggaagaaatcTGTTTGAGTGTGCAAAAGATGTGAAACTGGAGTGAAGGTCCACCTGATAGTTAAACATTAGTTATAGATCTACTAAAGGTTCCTGTTGGAAAGTGTAttattctggaaaaaaatactactcccctgaaaaagagatttttaatctcaacGGTGACTTTCCTGGTtataaaaaggtttaataacaataataataaagaactgGACCGTTTTGTAAACAAACAGAGCCTTAAAAACTATTGTTTCCTCATGCAGCAGAATTCTGCAGACTGCCCATGGATCCTGGTCAAGGCAAAGACTTCTCGTTTGCTGTGTATTACGACCATCAGCAAGACAAGTGCATACCTTTCTCTTACCAAGGCCAGGGAGGAAATGCCAACCGTTTTAGCAATGAGAGAGAGTGCCTAAGAAACTGCTCAATCAATTCAGAGAAAACCTACCCCATGAATGGTGAGAAGAGTTTTCTATACTTTTAAGTGGAAAATGAAAATtcttgattaaaatgttttacccccacattcacacacacactcagcttTCTGACATGTAACCATGAATCATAGCAAATGTAACTGCCGAGATTATCTGTAAGCAGAATAAGAACATCCTTTTTTTGCTATTGGTGGACTTTGGAGTAAGAAATGCCTGATAAGGGTTTTATGGCCTAAAGAGCCATGAATGGGAGGGCCAATAGTAAGACCTCTCAACAATATTCCACACAAAATACCATAATACTTTTTTTGCACCAGGTTAAAAGattgaaggatttttttttaaaaaatgttctgcAATGAAGCCTTATATCTTCATTTTGTAACATATTTGTGCCACCAAGTGgtgaaaatataaatgttacttttgGATCAATAATATGAATATGTATATAATTAAACCACTGCTGTTATGACAGTAAATCTTTAAAAACTTGAATGATATTTTCTGTTAACAGCAACTGCAGCATGTCATTTAACAAAGCAGATCGGAGGATGTAGTGGGAACTACTTGAGATACTACTATGACTCCGCTACAGACAGATGTAAAAAATTCATTTGGTCCGGCTGCTTCGGAAATGGAAACAGATTCTTTGACTCCAAAAGCTGCGAGGACACCTGTCTTGGCATCCATGGTGATATAATTTTCTAATGCACAAATTGTGTATTTgtgttcttttctcttttcaacAAATGCTAAACTTGATCATTCTGCTTTTTAGATGATAGTGAGGAACTTGAGCCGGACACTCCCATTGGTAAAGGGACACAGTGAGAAATATCTTCACAGTAACTGAATAAATGCATGTTTGCATTTAAGCTCTAATTGATTACTAACTCAGAGCTTTCACTAATATTCTCAATATTTATCCCAATTTACACATCAGTTTAACAGCTGCCATGTACTTAAGTCAAAGTAAGTCTCCTTTTGCTTGCATTTTACAGTGCTTCTTTCACATTCTGTCACATAACCACATCACATCCACTAatatgaaaatggaaagaataaGGAACAGCTAAAACCTGCCAATGAATAGGTCAGATCAGATCCGATGCAGGCACGGATCAAGCTAAATACAcagcaatcctggaagaaatcTGTTTGAGGGTTCAAAAGATGTGAAACTACATGATTAACAATAGAATCGAAACAGATAAAGTGCGTAGTTAATGATTAAAAAGATTATGGGAGAGGACATACAAGGTGTAATGAAGTGGGTTAACTGAACTTTCTTCTGTAGCATAAAACCAATaaatttttattaaacacacctaggatgttaattgttttaagtcagagctgtaaTTAATGAGCTATAAGAGGGTCAACCGCATTCAGACAAGAGTTTCTGGTCTGGACACATTGAGTTAAGACGCTCCTAATTTAAAGGATTTTGTAAacaatttttatatatacataaacatcagttaaattatttttgtaatgtttagatgttttatACAGAAAAGGCAATACCAAAGATTGATTTAGGTTCCCCTATATTTTGGCCAATCTTgaattttaaactgtttattatgAATAAGCATTCCTTTTCCAGAAGAAGACCCTGCCTGGTTGGAGGCCAGAGGTAAATACTGAGGCGGATGAAGAAGACAACTACATAGGGTCTACATTAACTGATTTACATGATGTTTATACAGATTTTTCCGCTGTGCTTAGGGCCAGtgtttattctctctctctctttactTAATCACGCACATATAGAATAAGTTGGGCTGGCTTGCAACACAACACTACACTACACTACCCAGGAGGCTACCGGAGAAATGGCGTTCCCGtccctggagggggggggggggatccacGTGCTAGCCGAATGGAGCCTCCTGATTACTTATAGGGTTTTTATGGGGTAACAAGGGGGAGTAATCGTTCTTGCATAGGGACAGCCTGGGGGCTGTTGTCCCACTGATCCAGGTCTGGTTGATcttctttggtgatgtgccatttaGGCACATCATGAGGGGGTCTGTAAGGATATCCTTGGATCGGTGGGGTGGACAGCTTGACCGGGAGCTACATGGCACATTTAGATAGCACCGACACCAAGATTGCCACTAATCTATCAGATAACACCCTTGAGGTGACACATTATATCTACAGATGACACAGTGAGGAAGcgtacagcccttgcatgggcGTGTACCTACAGTAGATCCCTATTTAATGTTTGTATAATGAGTGatcggggcttcttgccgatcaggagcccatcagcgctgatgtgtctgtaaccaTTTCTCTGACTGTGGTAGATTAAATAATCTGAAATATACTTTAtggtttccagagttttgcATCTGAAGTAGTCTCTAAGTGGTGGTCGCCGATTAAGGGTAAAACGGGCCGGGTCCATTTGAGGGTCTAACACTGAAGTGAAGGTCCACTGTGAGGCAGGGCAACAACCTTAACATACAG
This genomic stretch from Fundulus heteroclitus isolate FHET01 chromosome 2, MU-UCD_Fhet_4.1, whole genome shotgun sequence harbors:
- the si:dkeyp-73b11.8 gene encoding BPTI/Kunitz domain-containing protein isoform X8 → MDPGQGTNFSFAVYYDHKQDKCMPFFYQGQGGNANRFRNERECLRNCSINSEKTYPMDATAACHLTKQIGGCSGNYLRYYYDSATDRCKKFIWSGCFGNGNRFFDSKSCEDTCLGIHDDSEELEPDTPIAEFCRLPMDPGQGTDFSFAVYYDHEQDKCIPFFYQGQGGNANRFSNERECLRNCSINSEKTYPMNATAACHLTKQIGGCSGNYLRYYYDSARDKCKKFIWSGCFGNGNRFFDSKSCEDTCLGIHDDSEELEPDTPIAEFCRLPMDPGQGTDFSFAVYYDHKQDKCIPFSYQGQGGNANRFSNERECLRNCSINSEKTYPMNATAACHLTKQIGGCSGNYLRYYYDSATDRCKKFIWSGCFGNGNRFFDSKSCEDTCLDIHDDSEELEPDTPIAEFCRLPMDPGQGKDFSFAVYYDHQQDKCIPFSYQGQGGNANRFSNERECLRNCSINSEKTYPMNATAACHLTKQIGGCSGNYLRYYYDSATDRCKKFIWSGCFGNGNRFFDSKSCEDTCLGIHDDSEELEPDTPIAEFCRLPMDPGQGKDFSFAVYYDHEQDKCKPFFYQGQGGNANRFKNERECLRNCSINSEKTYPMNATAACHLTKQIGGCSGNYLRYYYDSATDRCKKFIWSGCFGNGNRFFDSKSCEDTCLGIHDDSEELEPDTPIAEFCRLPMDPGQGKDFSFAVYYDHQQDKCIPFSYQGQGGNANRFSNERECLRNCSINSEKTYPMNATAACHLTKQIGGCSGNYLRYYYDSATDRCKKFIWSGCFGNGNRFFDSKSCEDTCLGIHDDSEELEPDTPIEEDPAWLEARGKY
- the si:dkeyp-73b11.8 gene encoding BPTI/Kunitz domain-containing protein isoform X2 codes for the protein MKALLLLGVTLSVLHICNSQKKEFCRLPMDPGQGTDFSFAVYYDHKQDKCIPFSYQGQGGNANRFSNERECLRNCSINSEKTYPMNATAACHLTKQIGGCSGNYLRYYYDSATDRCKKFIWSGCFGNGNRFFDSKSCEDTCLGIHDDSEELEPDTPIAEFCRLPMDPGQGTDFSFAVYYDHEQDKCIPFFYQGQGGNANRFSNERECLRNCSINSEKTYPMNATAACHLTKQIGGCSGNYLRYYYDSARDKCKKFIWSGCFGNGNRFFDSKSCEDTCLGIHDDSEELEPDTPIAEFCRLPMDPGQGTDFSFAVYYDHKQDKCIPFSYQGQGGNANRFSNERECLRNCSINSEKTYPMNATAACHLTKQIGGCSGNYLRYYYDSATDRCKKFIWSGCFGNGNRFFDSKSCEDTCLDIHDDSEELEPDTPIAEFCRLPMDPGQGKDFSFAVYYDHQQDKCIPFSYQGQGGNANRFSNERECLRNCSINSEKTYPMNATAACHLTKQIGGCSGNYLRYYYDSATDRCKKFIWSGCFGNGNRFFDSKSCEDTCLGIHDDSEELEPDTPIAEFCRLPMDPGQGKDFSFAVYYDHEQDKCKPFFYQGQGGNANRFKNERECLRNCSINSEKTYPMNATAACHLTKQIGGCSGNYLRYYYDSATDRCKKFIWSGCFGNGNRFFDSKSCEDTCLGIHDDSEELEPDTPIAEFCRLPMDPGQGKDFSFAVYYDHQQDKCIPFSYQGQGGNANRFSNERECLRNCSINSEKTYPMNATAACHLTKQIGGCSGNYLRYYYDSATDRCKKFIWSGCFGNGNRFFDSKSCEDTCLGIHDDSEELEPDTPIEEDPAWLEARGKY
- the si:dkeyp-73b11.8 gene encoding BPTI/Kunitz domain-containing protein isoform X7; translated protein: MKELLLLGVALSVLHIGNSQKKEFCSLPMDPGQGTNFSFAVYYDHKQDKCMPFFYQGQGGNANRFRNERECLRNCSINSEKTYPMDATAACHLTKQIGGCSGNYLRYYYDSATDRCKKFIWSGCFGNGNRFFDSKSCEDTCLGIHDDSEELEPDTPIAEFCRLPMDPGQGTDFSFAVYYDHEQDKCIPFFYQGQGGNANRFSNERECLRNCSINSEKTYPMNATAACHLTKQIGGCSGNYLRYYYDSARDKCKKFIWSGCFGNGNRFFDSKSCEDTCLGIHDDSEELEPDTPIAEFCRLPMDPGQGTDFSFAVYYDHKQDKCIPFSYQGQGGNANRFSNERECLRNCSINSEKTYPMNATAACHLTKQIGGCSGNYLRYYYDSATDRCKKFIWSGCFGNGNRFFDSKSCEDTCLDIHDDSEELEPDTPIAEFCRLPMDPGQGKDFSFAVYYDHQQDKCIPFSYQGQGGNANRFSNERECLRNCSINSEKTYPMNATAACHLTKQIGGCSGNYLRYYYDSATDRCKKFIWSGCFGNGNRFFDSKSCEDTCLGIHDDSEELEPDTPIAEFCRLPMDPGQGKDFSFAVYYDHEQDKCKPFFYQGQGGNANRFKNERECLRNCSINSEKTYPMNATAACHLTKQIGGCSGNYLRYYYDSATDRCKKFIWSGCFGNGNRFFDSKSCEDTCLGIHDDSEELEPDTPIEFCRLPMDPGQGKDFSFAVYYDHQQDKCIPFSYQGQGGNANRFSNERECLRNCSINSEKTYPMNATAACHLTKQIGGCSGNYLRYYYDSATDRCKKFIWSGCFGNGNRFFDSKSCEDTCLGIHDDSEELEPDTPIEEDPAWLEARGKY
- the si:dkeyp-73b11.8 gene encoding BPTI/Kunitz domain-containing protein isoform X1, with the protein product MKELLLLGVALSVLHIGNSQKKEFCSLPMDPGQGTNFSFAVYYDHKQDKCMPFFYQGQGGNANRFRNERECLRNCSINSEKTYPMDATAACHLTKQIGGCSGNYLRYYYDSATDRCKKFIWSGCFGNGNRFFDSKSCEDTCLGIHDDSEELEPDTPIAEFCRLPMDPGQGTDFSFAVYYDHEQDKCIPFFYQGQGGNANRFSNERECLRNCSINSEKTYPMNATAACHLTKQIGGCSGNYLRYYYDSARDKCKKFIWSGCFGNGNRFFDSKSCEDTCLGIHDDSEELEPDTPIAEFCRLPMDPGQGTDFSFAVYYDHKQDKCIPFSYQGQGGNANRFSNERECLRNCSINSEKTYPMNATAACHLTKQIGGCSGNYLRYYYDSATDRCKKFIWSGCFGNGNRFFDSKSCEDTCLDIHDDSEELEPDTPIAEFCRLPMDPGQGKDFSFAVYYDHQQDKCIPFSYQGQGGNANRFSNERECLRNCSINSEKTYPMNATAACHLTKQIGGCSGNYLRYYYDSATDRCKKFIWSGCFGNGNRFFDSKSCEDTCLGIHDDSEELEPDTPIAEFCRLPMDPGQGKDFSFAVYYDHEQDKCKPFFYQGQGGNANRFKNERECLRNCSINSEKTYPMNATAACHLTKQIGGCSGNYLRYYYDSATDRCKKFIWSGCFGNGNRFFDSKSCEDTCLGIHDDSEELEPDTPIAEFCRLPMDPGQGKDFSFAVYYDHQQDKCIPFSYQGQGGNANRFSNERECLRNCSINSEKTYPMNATAACHLTKQIGGCSGNYLRYYYDSATDRCKKFIWSGCFGNGNRFFDSKSCEDTCLGIHDDSEELEPDTPIEEDPAWLEARGKY